A window of Sphingobacterium sp. lm-10 contains these coding sequences:
- a CDS encoding dicarboxylate/amino acid:cation symporter → MPVDLQQIRAEMPPRRPKFYQLLYVQVLFAILAGVLLGHFQPNLGELMKPLGDGFIQLIKMIIAPVIFITVTLGIASMNDMKKVGRVAGKSMIYFLTFSTLALIIGLVVSNVFQPGRGLNINPDTLDIDSVSDYVAGAKDSSLVKFVLNIIPQTLISPLTGTNILQVLFTAIIFGIGIASTIDKSKPVYDFIQALSHPVFKVVNMLMKLAPIGAFGAMAFTVGKYGLSAMSNLAFLVLTFYLTSFFFISVVLGAVARYNGFNIFKLLRYLKDELLLVLATSSSESALPSLMQKMERAGCAKPVVGLVVPTGYSFNLDGTNIYMTLAALFIAQACNIELGLDQQIILLLVAMLSSKGAAGVSGAGFITLAATLAVVPEVPVAGMTLILGVDKFMSECRALTNLVGNAVATVVVARWEKQLDTQQLHDSLNSTTAELPA, encoded by the coding sequence ATGCCAGTCGATCTACAACAAATACGTGCGGAAATGCCTCCTCGTAGGCCAAAGTTTTATCAATTGCTCTATGTACAAGTACTTTTTGCCATCCTTGCGGGTGTGCTTTTGGGACACTTTCAACCCAATTTAGGAGAGTTAATGAAGCCTTTGGGAGATGGATTCATCCAATTGATTAAGATGATCATCGCACCTGTAATCTTCATTACCGTGACTTTGGGGATTGCTTCGATGAATGATATGAAAAAGGTTGGTCGTGTAGCAGGAAAATCAATGATTTATTTTCTCACGTTTTCCACACTGGCGCTTATCATTGGGCTCGTCGTGAGCAATGTGTTTCAGCCCGGGAGAGGACTTAATATAAATCCAGATACATTAGACATTGACAGCGTTTCAGACTATGTGGCCGGCGCGAAAGACTCCTCTCTCGTCAAATTTGTTTTAAATATCATTCCGCAGACATTGATCAGCCCTTTGACTGGTACGAATATACTACAGGTGCTATTTACGGCTATTATTTTTGGAATCGGGATAGCTTCCACTATCGATAAGAGTAAGCCGGTTTATGATTTTATTCAGGCGCTGTCTCACCCGGTGTTTAAAGTCGTCAATATGCTGATGAAGTTAGCACCTATAGGAGCGTTTGGTGCTATGGCGTTTACGGTCGGCAAATATGGGCTTAGCGCCATGTCTAATTTAGCTTTTCTAGTCTTAACCTTTTACCTCACCTCTTTCTTCTTTATCTCCGTAGTTTTAGGGGCCGTAGCACGTTATAATGGCTTCAATATCTTTAAGTTGTTGCGCTATCTCAAAGACGAGCTGCTATTAGTCTTAGCAACTAGTTCTTCTGAATCAGCGCTACCGAGCTTGATGCAAAAAATGGAGCGGGCAGGATGTGCTAAGCCGGTAGTTGGACTCGTGGTACCTACAGGCTATTCCTTTAATTTAGATGGCACGAATATCTACATGACCTTAGCTGCGCTGTTTATTGCACAAGCCTGTAATATTGAATTGGGCTTAGATCAGCAAATTATTTTGTTACTCGTAGCGATGTTGAGTTCTAAGGGCGCTGCTGGAGTTTCTGGAGCCGGTTTTATCACCTTAGCGGCTACACTTGCTGTGGTGCCCGAAGTGCCAGTGGCCGGTATGACGCTGATCTTAGGTGTAGACAAGTTTATGTCAGAATGCCGCGCGCTCACTAATTTGGTGGGCAATGCAGTAGCCACTGTCGTGGTGGCAAGATGGGAAAAGCAATTAGACACGCAACAACTACATGATTCATTAAATAGCACGACAGCAGAATTGCCGGCCTAA
- a CDS encoding sulfite exporter TauE/SafE family protein, translated as MYIIFLIIGVIITFVLSVLSGGGASLLVMPIITAFIGVRGVAPIMTIGIACSSVSKTFFFWKDIDWHLFKWLFPSTVIGSVIGARLLAEVPTDLLQIIIGLFLVSTVIQFKAPKATETEKKKTIKAWHFAPMGLVVSFLSGLIGGVGPLMNSAYLQYGMSKEALLGTRSANAILLHVTKIISYAALGLIDGEIVKYGLIVGGAAMVGTYFGRKLLGRISEYMFRMIVVSSMVLSGIYMLIKNKEYILSYLNDVPL; from the coding sequence ATGTATATTATTTTCCTCATCATTGGGGTTATCATAACTTTTGTCTTAAGCGTCCTCAGCGGAGGAGGTGCCAGTTTGCTGGTCATGCCCATTATCACGGCATTCATAGGTGTTCGGGGTGTGGCTCCGATCATGACTATCGGAATCGCCTGTAGTAGTGTTTCCAAGACATTTTTCTTCTGGAAAGATATTGATTGGCACTTGTTTAAATGGCTTTTCCCTTCCACTGTGATCGGTTCAGTGATCGGCGCGCGGTTACTTGCTGAGGTGCCCACAGATCTGCTTCAAATTATCATCGGTTTATTTCTGGTATCTACCGTAATCCAGTTCAAAGCACCAAAAGCAACAGAAACGGAAAAGAAAAAAACGATCAAAGCCTGGCATTTTGCACCAATGGGTTTGGTGGTGTCCTTTCTTTCGGGTTTGATCGGTGGCGTCGGTCCATTGATGAATTCCGCGTATCTCCAATACGGCATGTCGAAAGAAGCACTTCTGGGTACACGTTCTGCCAATGCCATCTTGTTACACGTAACAAAAATTATCAGCTACGCGGCACTAGGGCTAATCGACGGAGAAATTGTGAAATACGGTCTAATCGTCGGTGGTGCAGCCATGGTAGGAACCTATTTTGGTCGCAAATTACTCGGACGCATTTCAGAATACATGTTTCGCATGATTGTCGTTTCCAGTATGGTGCTGAGCGGAATTTACATGTTAATCAAAAACAAAGAGTACATCTTGTCATACCTGAACGATGTGCCATTATAA
- a CDS encoding response regulator: MNNILVIEDDLMFCKLVSNYLNKNGYQASQATDGASAKEQLQNAEFDVALVDYRLPDTNGVDLVRWINENTGVSKVIVMSRMLDEQLREEAQSLGVTTFLNKPFNPSELLALLK; this comes from the coding sequence ATGAACAACATACTGGTGATAGAAGACGACTTGATGTTTTGTAAGCTTGTGAGCAATTACTTGAACAAAAACGGATATCAGGCATCGCAGGCCACAGATGGTGCTTCTGCAAAAGAGCAGTTACAAAATGCTGAATTTGATGTAGCATTGGTGGATTATAGGCTGCCAGATACCAATGGGGTGGATTTGGTGCGCTGGATTAATGAAAATACTGGCGTGAGCAAAGTGATAGTCATGAGCCGCATGCTGGATGAGCAATTACGTGAGGAAGCACAATCGCTGGGCGTAACGACCTTCCTTAATAAGCCCTTCAACCCCTCAGAACTTTTAGCGCTTCTAAAATAG
- a CDS encoding ATP-binding protein, producing MNSLKSKIFFILMLSALCIGGIGFYSINNLFELTDRVAQLSNPNKKWELFRKITADLHRLNDVFYAQSLLPAEDFDSQHVLLIDSIGDNILKLRSLYSNELDSADIQDLDSIPTVLEQIKDEFRVLKSMRSEKQLEVLDNLEEDLLSKLDTFSSSDSLNIIDRISLEVRSRNIPDSMFFQKEDSGSKRRGFFQRLFSKAKPPRTEPRVLQQTYKTISDTVVHTVTDTVVVERVDPPPAEDQVTEVIKDAFANYYTNELELMERINQNEIKLYQKSARITMDLEQILNDLRFQENNQTMEQARRTAAFSKNFQHTIIIVIVSFAVLSFLLVFLVGRDINKNKEYQQQILKNEEKAKREVIAKQQFLTTMSHELRTPLTSIIGYAELLDSSDTKARSIKSSSLHLLNVANEILDSAKIESGIIEISDNVFDLTELLQQIRDNTANMIADAQLEAQYILPEEPFYVSSDGYRIQQIIYNLIHNAIKFSYKGFVKLTAGVVETDGIYEVNIDVADSGIGIQEANIDMIFEEYQQIGTYKNKSKGIGLGLGLVKKVVQQLQGTISVTSKVGEGSTFHLFLPLKKSDPPVSNDELSGLSKSLLKEKEIFCVDDDPLITKLYEMILSEYGAHITTMNDPLEAFEHLSKKRDVYDLVITDVKMPGMTGHELLAALKSDGVRPKKVIASTANVLLNDEEKSELEAYDAYISKPILKIKLLKTITEILDVAWETTDAQESTNVSRSTSSQPMFYLDDLEAFTMGDDGMLEEVLQELQQGNSAMLADGMQYLHEKNTVALGELIHKLSSRFAQIKVKEIRPVKVLEKALLNQEDKLTEAEELLTYWSEVNHRLAKYITDRFKPIG from the coding sequence GTGAATTCATTAAAAAGTAAGATATTCTTCATTCTTATGCTGTCTGCGCTTTGCATTGGCGGGATAGGATTTTATTCGATCAATAATCTTTTTGAACTTACAGATCGCGTAGCTCAATTATCTAATCCTAATAAGAAATGGGAGCTTTTTCGCAAGATTACGGCAGATTTACATCGATTAAACGATGTTTTTTATGCCCAAAGTTTGCTTCCTGCAGAAGATTTCGATAGCCAACATGTGCTGCTTATCGACTCTATCGGAGATAACATCCTTAAATTACGGTCGCTCTATTCTAATGAGTTGGATTCAGCAGATATTCAAGATCTGGACTCTATTCCGACCGTTCTGGAGCAAATAAAAGATGAGTTTCGCGTGTTGAAGAGCATGCGCAGTGAAAAACAACTCGAAGTGCTAGATAATCTGGAAGAGGATTTGCTTTCTAAATTAGATACATTTAGCTCTAGCGACTCGCTCAATATTATAGACCGTATCTCTTTAGAAGTACGAAGTCGCAATATTCCAGATAGCATGTTTTTCCAAAAGGAAGATTCGGGTAGCAAAAGACGAGGCTTTTTTCAACGATTGTTTTCTAAGGCCAAGCCTCCTAGGACAGAGCCGAGAGTTTTGCAACAGACCTATAAGACGATCTCGGATACTGTGGTGCATACGGTGACCGATACCGTCGTGGTGGAGCGAGTAGATCCGCCACCAGCAGAAGATCAAGTAACGGAGGTTATCAAAGATGCATTTGCCAATTACTATACCAATGAGCTAGAGCTCATGGAGCGGATCAATCAGAATGAGATCAAGCTCTATCAGAAGAGTGCGCGCATCACGATGGATTTGGAGCAGATCTTAAATGATCTACGCTTTCAAGAGAACAACCAGACCATGGAGCAGGCCCGTCGTACTGCTGCGTTTTCCAAAAACTTTCAGCACACCATTATCATCGTAATTGTATCTTTTGCCGTTTTAAGCTTTCTGTTGGTGTTTTTAGTGGGACGCGATATCAATAAGAATAAAGAATATCAACAACAGATTCTGAAGAATGAGGAGAAGGCCAAGCGGGAAGTAATCGCCAAGCAACAGTTCCTCACGACGATGAGCCATGAGCTGCGCACGCCGCTTACTTCCATTATCGGCTACGCCGAATTACTAGACTCATCAGATACAAAAGCGCGGTCTATCAAGTCCTCGTCACTTCATCTGCTCAATGTGGCCAATGAGATATTAGACAGTGCCAAAATTGAGTCGGGTATTATCGAAATTTCTGATAACGTTTTTGATCTGACGGAGCTTTTGCAACAGATACGGGACAATACAGCCAATATGATTGCTGATGCACAACTGGAAGCTCAATATATTCTGCCAGAGGAGCCTTTCTACGTCTCGTCTGATGGTTACCGTATACAGCAGATCATTTATAACCTCATTCATAATGCCATTAAGTTTAGCTACAAGGGTTTCGTAAAATTGACTGCAGGAGTAGTGGAAACCGATGGAATTTATGAAGTAAACATCGATGTTGCCGACTCGGGTATTGGTATTCAAGAAGCTAACATTGATATGATCTTTGAGGAATATCAGCAAATTGGTACCTATAAAAATAAATCAAAAGGCATCGGGCTTGGGCTAGGTTTGGTGAAAAAAGTAGTGCAACAATTACAAGGAACCATCTCTGTAACGAGCAAGGTAGGCGAGGGATCTACTTTTCACCTGTTCCTGCCGCTAAAGAAGTCAGATCCGCCTGTCTCAAACGACGAACTTTCAGGCTTGTCAAAATCCTTGTTAAAAGAGAAGGAGATCTTTTGTGTAGATGATGATCCACTGATCACGAAGCTCTACGAAATGATTTTAAGCGAGTATGGTGCTCATATCACCACCATGAATGATCCGTTAGAGGCTTTTGAACACTTGAGCAAAAAACGGGATGTATATGACCTTGTTATTACTGATGTAAAAATGCCAGGCATGACAGGGCATGAGCTGTTGGCGGCATTAAAATCCGATGGTGTCCGGCCTAAGAAAGTGATTGCCTCCACCGCGAATGTCTTACTTAATGACGAAGAGAAAAGTGAATTAGAGGCATATGACGCTTACATTTCCAAACCTATCCTGAAGATCAAACTATTAAAAACAATCACTGAAATACTGGATGTGGCTTGGGAAACAACCGACGCTCAGGAATCAACAAATGTGAGTAGAAGCACCTCGTCTCAGCCTATGTTTTATCTGGATGATTTAGAAGCCTTTACGATGGGGGATGACGGCATGTTGGAAGAGGTATTGCAAGAACTTCAGCAAGGAAACAGTGCTATGTTGGCCGATGGGATGCAGTACCTACACGAAAAGAATACCGTAGCATTGGGAGAACTAATACACAAGTTAAGCTCGCGTTTTGCGCAAATTAAAGTGAAAGAAATTCGTCCAGTAAAAGTGCTAGAAAAGGCCTTGCTTAATCAGGAAGATAAGCTAACGGAGGCGGAAGAATTATTAACCTATTGGAGCGAGGTAAATCACCGGCTAGCCAAATACATCACCGATCGGTTTAAACCGATCGGCTAA
- the dusB gene encoding tRNA dihydrouridine synthase DusB: MSVKIGDHIDLGAFPLLLAPMEDVSDPPFRFVCKQNGVDMMYTEFISSEGLIRDAAKSRQKLDIFEYERPIGIQIFGSEIEHMRMASEISSQAGPDLIDINYGCPVKNVACRGAGASLLQDIDKMVAMTKAVVEGTHLPVTVKTRLGWDDNTKNVYEVAERLQDVGIKALSIHGRTRAQMYKGQADWSMIRDVKKNPRVKIPIFGNGDVDSVEKAAAWRQEYEVDGIMIGRAAIGYPWIFREIKHFFETGEHLDGPTIKERVDVCKTHLTKSIEWKGDKTGIFEMRRHYANYFKGIPNFKEYRMRLVSLPTHSEILEVLDEIEHQFDAELIVS; this comes from the coding sequence ATGTCGGTAAAAATTGGAGATCATATAGATTTGGGCGCATTTCCGCTATTGCTTGCACCTATGGAAGATGTAAGTGACCCACCCTTTCGCTTTGTTTGTAAGCAAAATGGGGTGGATATGATGTACACAGAGTTTATCTCGTCTGAGGGCTTAATTCGCGATGCGGCAAAGTCGCGTCAGAAATTAGATATCTTTGAATACGAGCGCCCTATTGGTATTCAGATCTTTGGTTCTGAAATAGAACACATGCGTATGGCATCCGAAATCAGCTCCCAAGCTGGCCCGGATCTTATCGACATCAATTATGGCTGTCCGGTTAAGAATGTCGCTTGTCGTGGCGCTGGTGCTAGCTTGTTGCAAGACATCGATAAAATGGTCGCCATGACCAAAGCCGTTGTCGAAGGAACTCATCTGCCTGTTACAGTCAAAACCCGCTTGGGCTGGGATGATAATACGAAGAATGTATATGAAGTAGCAGAGCGGCTGCAGGATGTGGGGATCAAAGCCCTCTCTATTCATGGTCGTACACGCGCTCAAATGTATAAAGGCCAAGCAGACTGGTCTATGATTCGCGATGTAAAAAAGAATCCTCGGGTAAAAATTCCAATTTTTGGTAATGGCGATGTGGATTCGGTAGAGAAAGCGGCTGCGTGGCGCCAAGAATATGAAGTAGACGGCATTATGATCGGCCGAGCTGCGATTGGTTATCCATGGATTTTCAGAGAGATTAAACACTTCTTCGAAACGGGCGAACATCTTGATGGTCCAACCATTAAAGAACGGGTAGATGTCTGCAAAACACACTTAACGAAGTCCATTGAATGGAAAGGTGATAAGACTGGTATTTTTGAGATGCGCAGGCACTATGCGAACTACTTTAAGGGTATCCCCAATTTCAAAGAGTATAGGATGCGCTTGGTAAGCCTTCCTACTCATAGCGAAATTCTGGAAGTACTGGACGAAATCGAGCATCAATTCGATGCAGAACTCATCGTATCTTAA
- a CDS encoding 4'-phosphopantetheinyl transferase superfamily protein, which translates to MGLVYLRELDADSKFAIWKIEETADELLSFLQLSEVELHTLQNLNKGKRTLHWLATRVLLRQLLHTEEYIRCVPDSNGKPYLPDYSLQISLTHSFDYAGAMLSNKGVCGIDLELVKDKIERIKAKFLKPEELSFLPTKLNRIEQLYACWCAKEAVYKLQGNKGTSFLNNMTILPFEYTPQGVMQVRLDAHGSSQVFDVYYERFNDYMLGYVVGAY; encoded by the coding sequence ATGGGATTAGTTTATCTACGGGAGCTCGATGCGGACTCTAAATTTGCAATCTGGAAAATCGAGGAGACGGCCGATGAGCTATTGTCTTTTCTACAGTTGAGTGAAGTGGAATTGCATACACTACAAAATCTGAATAAAGGTAAACGCACGCTGCATTGGTTAGCTACCCGCGTACTGTTGCGACAGCTATTGCACACGGAAGAATACATTCGTTGCGTGCCAGATAGCAACGGAAAGCCTTACCTCCCAGATTATTCCTTGCAGATATCGCTTACACATTCCTTTGATTACGCCGGTGCCATGTTGAGTAATAAGGGCGTATGCGGTATTGATCTGGAATTGGTAAAAGATAAAATTGAGCGCATCAAAGCAAAGTTTCTTAAACCAGAGGAGCTTTCTTTCTTACCCACCAAATTGAATCGTATCGAGCAGTTGTATGCTTGCTGGTGCGCAAAAGAAGCGGTATACAAATTACAGGGCAATAAAGGAACCTCATTTTTAAACAACATGACCATCTTACCCTTCGAATACACGCCTCAAGGGGTGATGCAGGTCAGGCTAGATGCACATGGTAGCTCGCAGGTATTCGATGTTTACTATGAGCGCTTTAACGACTATATGCTGGGCTATGTGGTTGGCGCCTACTAA
- the dcd gene encoding dCTP deaminase, with translation MILSDKRIMTEIEEGTIIIEPFDRACLGTNSYDVHLGKYLATYRDRVLDAKKHNEIYHFEIQEGGFVLQPNTLYLGVTLEYTETHKHVPFLEGKSSTGRLGIDIHATAGKGDVGFCNTWTLEISVAQPVRIYAGMPIGQLIYFDVEGDIETLYNTKGNAKYNKKTVRPVESMMWKNTF, from the coding sequence ATGATCTTATCTGATAAGCGAATAATGACAGAGATTGAAGAAGGGACGATAATCATTGAACCTTTCGATCGTGCTTGTCTGGGCACCAATTCGTACGATGTACACTTGGGTAAATATTTGGCAACCTATCGGGACCGCGTTCTGGATGCGAAGAAACACAATGAGATATATCATTTTGAAATTCAGGAAGGTGGCTTTGTTTTGCAGCCCAATACCCTATATCTAGGCGTAACGTTGGAGTATACCGAAACCCACAAACATGTGCCTTTTCTGGAAGGAAAATCCAGTACAGGAAGATTGGGTATCGATATTCATGCAACTGCAGGCAAGGGTGATGTAGGCTTTTGCAATACCTGGACGCTGGAGATATCTGTGGCACAACCTGTTCGTATTTATGCCGGCATGCCCATAGGGCAATTGATTTACTTTGATGTAGAGGGCGATATTGAAACGCTATACAACACCAAGGGAAATGCTAAATACAACAAAAAAACCGTGAGACCAGTCGAAAGTATGATGTGGAAGAACACCTTTTAG
- a CDS encoding nucleoside-diphosphate sugar epimerase/dehydratase, whose product MAILSIAKRFRKDNPRWVILLIDATIVLLCYYLSNYVINSFKGRFDYGLMFLKSLTVTAMYTTSFVYYRTYRGIVRQAGIQDARRIMIATFTALGILMAVSLVARNTLSREELPGQLLRLSYAVVFMHAFLTTVALVAARVFYRTIYESLFLQGRKLTRVMIFGAGNMGTITLNILRGDVKQKYKVVAFADDNPSRIGKMIHGYKILSIDQLNEATLEFMNVEEVIIALDDNNKERLNRITQVVEACAVKIKIMPSTAKMLHGQVAVNQLRPLQIADLLGRAAIQLDNPIIAEALAGRVVLVTGGAGSIGGELVRQIAITTSARLIVIDQAESALYDLQQELKQVKKLGGKFIVGNVRDKQFMESIFKKYKPEVVFHAAAYKHVPLMEANPYESVRTNVHGTKVIADLASQYGVDKFVMISTDKAVNPTNVMGATKRIAEIYVSALNGLSATNYIVTRFGNVLGSNGSVIPLFEKQLSAGGPLTVTHHDITRYFMTIPEACQLVQEAAIMGKGGEVFVFDMGKPIRIVDLAKRMIRLKGYRYPEDIQIAYTGLRPGEKIYEELLANDENTLQTHHKKIMIALVNMQDYQASILQVNALCTFVQGSDPEVDQMDLVSRMKDIVPEFASQNSKFMDLDLPATENPSASKH is encoded by the coding sequence ATGGCGATTCTATCCATTGCAAAAAGATTTCGTAAAGACAATCCTCGTTGGGTGATTTTACTCATCGACGCTACGATTGTACTCCTTTGCTATTATTTATCCAATTACGTGATCAATAGTTTCAAAGGAAGGTTTGATTATGGGCTGATGTTCCTAAAGTCCCTTACGGTGACCGCCATGTATACGACTTCTTTCGTGTACTATCGAACGTATCGCGGCATTGTGCGGCAGGCAGGTATCCAAGATGCGCGTAGGATCATGATTGCCACCTTCACGGCGTTAGGCATTCTTATGGCCGTGTCGCTAGTGGCTCGCAACACGCTTTCTAGAGAGGAGCTCCCGGGCCAATTGCTGCGTCTTTCTTACGCAGTAGTATTTATGCATGCTTTTTTGACTACGGTAGCGCTCGTAGCAGCACGTGTTTTCTACCGCACCATATACGAGTCCCTGTTTTTACAAGGGCGTAAACTCACACGGGTGATGATCTTTGGAGCAGGAAATATGGGTACGATCACCCTAAATATTTTGCGCGGAGATGTTAAACAGAAATACAAAGTCGTTGCTTTTGCAGACGACAATCCGTCCAGGATTGGTAAGATGATTCACGGCTATAAGATTCTGAGTATCGACCAGCTAAATGAGGCTACATTAGAATTTATGAATGTAGAAGAAGTGATCATTGCGCTGGATGATAATAATAAAGAGCGTCTTAATCGTATTACACAGGTCGTAGAAGCCTGTGCTGTAAAAATAAAGATTATGCCGTCCACCGCAAAAATGCTTCACGGTCAGGTCGCTGTCAACCAATTGCGTCCTTTGCAGATTGCCGACTTGCTTGGCAGGGCAGCCATCCAATTAGACAACCCCATCATAGCGGAAGCGTTAGCAGGGCGAGTGGTGCTCGTAACTGGCGGAGCAGGATCCATCGGTGGAGAATTGGTTCGGCAAATAGCGATTACCACATCGGCCAGATTAATCGTAATTGATCAAGCCGAATCTGCTTTATATGACCTGCAACAAGAGCTAAAACAGGTAAAAAAATTAGGAGGCAAATTTATTGTCGGAAATGTACGTGATAAGCAATTCATGGAAAGCATTTTCAAAAAATACAAGCCTGAGGTGGTGTTTCATGCAGCAGCATACAAGCATGTGCCGCTAATGGAAGCTAATCCGTATGAATCTGTACGAACTAATGTACACGGCACGAAGGTGATAGCCGATCTTGCCAGCCAATACGGCGTGGATAAGTTCGTCATGATCTCGACAGATAAAGCCGTTAACCCGACGAACGTGATGGGAGCCACAAAGCGTATCGCTGAGATTTACGTGTCGGCGCTGAATGGTTTGAGTGCAACGAATTACATCGTCACTAGATTTGGTAATGTACTGGGCTCTAATGGCTCGGTCATCCCGCTGTTTGAAAAGCAACTGAGCGCTGGTGGACCACTAACTGTTACACATCATGATATTACGCGCTATTTCATGACCATTCCCGAAGCATGTCAATTGGTGCAGGAAGCAGCTATCATGGGCAAGGGCGGCGAAGTATTCGTCTTTGACATGGGTAAACCTATCAGAATCGTTGATTTGGCCAAAAGAATGATCCGTCTGAAAGGATATCGTTATCCGGAAGATATACAAATTGCCTATACAGGCTTGCGACCCGGCGAGAAAATTTATGAAGAGCTACTTGCTAACGATGAAAACACCTTGCAGACCCACCACAAGAAAATCATGATTGCTTTAGTGAATATGCAAGATTATCAGGCTAGTATTTTGCAGGTCAATGCATTGTGTACTTTTGTGCAAGGCTCAGACCCAGAGGTAGATCAGATGGATTTAGTAAGTCGGATGAAAGACATCGTGCCGGAGTTTGCTTCCCAGAATTCCAAGTTTATGGATCTGGATCTACCGGCGACGGAAAATCCATCCGCTTCTAAACATTAA